GTAATTGAAAATAGAAGCCGAGGAGATCAGCAAATACATTGTTTCCGGGATGCAAACCCCAGCCAACAAAACTAAGACAATACTTACAATCCCTTTGAAGGGAGGATATCAGAATTTAGAGTTTTTCTGACAGAAAGTTGAGTGCAGGCATTCCCCAACCATTTCTACTTTTTAGGCAAGCAAACTTGCACATCCCCATGCTTGCTGTATTATTCAgcaatttttttatatactaGTTCACTTGGAGGGAAATTTTGACGGAAATCTTTTTAGTTCTGCAGGTATTGAATAAAGATCGATTGTCCATCAGATTATTTTAAGGGGAAATATTCTTGCCAACATGGCAAGAATGAAGTCATTGTTGTTCCTAGGTTCGAAAATTTCTCACCCATCTTATGATGCTTTAACATGATTCCACAAACAAGAAACCTGAGAAAAATAGCAATGCTATTTAACAAACTACAACTCCAAAAGACTCTCGATCAGAATCCACACTGTCAAATCAACCTGTggatttttctttcaaaaggcTCCTCGAACAGAAAGTCGCTGTTTTTCCAAAATACAGTGGACCAATCCAGACAATAAAAGGATATTCTCGACGTGAAGATGGAGCTCAGCTGATTTCCTCTGATTTTTCCAATGAGCCCATATTCTTCCTTGTTAGAATGAGACGTTTAAATGTCCAAATATTTATTGACTGTGTGAACATCCTTATCTCCTCTACCACTGCAGTTGAGGACAACCTTAGTTCCATCAGGAAGTTCTGGGCATAGCTTCTCCAGATAAGCCAGTGCATGGGAAGTCTCCAGAGCAGGGATAATGCCCTCTAGCCTAGCTAGTCTCTTAAAGGCTGCAAATATAGGTCGAAAGCCATGGGGAAAATCACTCAAGAGATTGTCACTTCAGATTTTCTGTGTATAGATGAGTAACTCATGCATAATAAGGATGTCTCAAGTTATTTCAAGTACATGAACTACTGAACTAGCATATGAACCGACGTTCAAAGCAGAAGATTTGACATCAGTCAATGGCCTTCATTCTACATGAAAGAAGACTTGCTTTTTAGTAGCATTATTAGCATTTGACAAGGAACGAACAACCACACACACGACTTCAATAtatagataaaaataaaatgcagCCATCATTTCTCACCTTGTAAAGCTTCCTCATCGGTGATACTGTAGTACTCTGCCCGTCCAATATCTTTAAGAAAGCTGTGCTCTGGTCCAACTCCAGGGTAATCCAGACTATAAAAGCCATCAAGCATTATTTTTTAGTTAATGAAAATATGTCATCACTTTAAATACAATGATGCTAACACAAATAATTTTACCCAGCACTAATAGAATGAGGCTCAATTATTTGCCCATCATCATCCTGCAACAAGTAGCTCATAGCTCCATGAAGAACTCCAACCTCTCCTTTGGTCAGTGTGGCAGCATGCTTACAACTGTCTAAGCCAAAACCAGCCGCCTCCACTCCGATCAATCTCACATCTCTGTCATCAACAAATTCATGAAAAAGCCCCATAGCATTCGAACCTCCACCAACACAAGCAACAAGCACATCAGGTTTACCACCCCATTTTTCCAATGCCTGTTTCTTTGTTTCTTTACCTATCACTGCATGAAATTCTCTTACCAACATAGGATATGGATGAGGCCCAGCAACAGATCCAAGTATGTAATGAGTTGATTCCACATTAGTCACCCAGTCCCTGATAGCTTCAGATGTAGCATCCTTCAGTGTGGCAGTTCCAGAGTAGACGGCTCTAACCTACAAGCCGGaaaattttgaaacaaaaaGCAGGAACGCTAACTGGAAAAGGCCACTGAAGAAACGGAAATGAGACTAAAATGCATTTGTACGGTTCCACACAAGAAAAATTAAGAGACGGACTTTTAATGTCCGTAGGACTGTTGGTGGAAATTGTAATTAATAGTGGGACCTCAAAACACTTGAGAAATTTAAAATTGATAAAATTTAACAGATCCCTCGACAACTTTGAGGAGAACTCTATGATGTCAGTTTCAAAAACAAAGATATCTGAGTCAGTTACTGCTGCTCACAAGCATCCTAATGAGCATATGAACAGGCGGCTGACAGCTTCAAGCCAGCCCACTTGATTAAACAGTATTATTGCAGTAGAATATATGCCCCTTACAACACCAtcacaatatataattttaaaaaaggaATCAACCCACCCGTAAAAAGTAATTGCCGTGTGCATGTGTTGCTTAAAACAGCTGGAACGtataaaaaaaaactagtaCAAGCTGCAAGAGTGACAGACCTCGGCACCAAGAAGCCGCATTCTAAAGACATTAAGCGATTGTCTCTCCATATCCTGAGCACCCATGTAAACAACACACTGCAGACCAAACCGAGCACAAACGGTAGCTGTGGCAACACCATGCTGACCAGCTCCAGTTTCAGCAATAATTCGCTTCTTACCCAGACGCTTGGCAAGCAAAGCTTGTGCTACCGCGTTGTTGATTTTGTGCGCCCCGGTGTGATTAAGGTCTTCCCTTTTGAGGTATATATGAGGCCCCTTTGCATCAGCACGCTTATAGTGCTCTGAAAGCCGCTCTGCAAAGTAAAGTGGGCTCTCTCTTCCAACATAGTCTCTCAATATCCCATCTAGCTCTTTCTGAAATTAATCCAGAAACTAATTATATTCAAATTGTTAAAGCA
The Primulina tabacum isolate GXHZ01 chromosome 9, ASM2559414v2, whole genome shotgun sequence DNA segment above includes these coding regions:
- the LOC142555045 gene encoding tryptophan synthase beta chain 1, producing the protein MASSSSSHPATARFSSHCLSPRILPFKFSKITPPCHPRYPAIVCTLDKPQAMAAAVDPAVLQRPDSFGRFGKFGGKYVPETLMHALTELEEAFKCLATDDGFQKELDGILRDYVGRESPLYFAERLSEHYKRADAKGPHIYLKREDLNHTGAHKINNAVAQALLAKRLGKKRIIAETGAGQHGVATATVCARFGLQCVVYMGAQDMERQSLNVFRMRLLGAEVRAVYSGTATLKDATSEAIRDWVTNVESTHYILGSVAGPHPYPMLVREFHAVIGKETKKQALEKWGGKPDVLVACVGGGSNAMGLFHEFVDDRDVRLIGVEAAGFGLDSCKHAATLTKGEVGVLHGAMSYLLQDDDGQIIEPHSISAGLDYPGVGPEHSFLKDIGRAEYYSITDEEALQAFKRLARLEGIIPALETSHALAYLEKLCPELPDGTKVVLNCSGRGDKDVHTVNKYLDI